From Nitratidesulfovibrio vulgaris str. Hildenborough, a single genomic window includes:
- a CDS encoding lipoprotein, which translates to MKIAHSLILLALLSALALGCGKKALPQPQDEREMFRWTGAKATAKSDCLSIDAQLVGNLRNVAGVVLELEAADTGEQCANCPFLPVERKEFAIDNLSAQGKSGRITLDYCPTVEAPAYRWRLVGRNVYRTFPYQLTQVQTVVMPRK; encoded by the coding sequence GTGAAGATCGCTCATAGCCTGATATTGCTGGCGTTGCTTTCTGCTCTCGCTCTGGGCTGCGGCAAGAAGGCCCTGCCCCAGCCGCAGGATGAAAGGGAGATGTTCCGCTGGACAGGTGCGAAGGCGACAGCCAAGTCCGACTGCCTCAGCATCGACGCACAGCTTGTCGGGAACCTTCGTAACGTAGCGGGCGTGGTTCTTGAGCTTGAAGCCGCTGATACGGGCGAACAGTGTGCCAACTGCCCGTTCCTGCCCGTCGAACGCAAGGAATTCGCCATCGACAACCTCTCTGCGCAGGGAAAGTCCGGCCGCATAACCCTCGACTACTGCCCCACGGTCGAGGCACCGGCCTACAGATGGCGTCTTGTAGGGCGCAATGTATACCGTACATTCCCCTATCAGCTGACACAGGTGCAGACGGTGGTCATGCCGCGCAAATAG
- the mutS gene encoding DNA mismatch repair protein MutS, producing the protein MTNPSPKLTPMFEQYLRIKEDYPDALLFYRMGDFYELFFDDAETTARELQIALTCRNPNAELKAPMCGVPYHAVEGYISQLLDKGYRVAICEQIEDPKEAKGLVKRAVTRVLTPGTVIDDANLDAKEHNYLGALFWNQDAEAGAFAWVDVSTGEWSGLYSRKLAELWQWAQKMAPRELLLPEGVDTPAMATLGTTQTVRVPARSHFDLKSGTERVMRAQGVADLGSLGLEGKPELVRACAALLAYLAQTQKQELSHLAPFKPLNLGRHLIIDEVTERNLELFHRLDGRKGPGTLWHILDRTLTPMGGRLLEERMHHPWREASPIRETQQVVEWLFQDDVRREALRTALDLVYDLERLSTRIFLNRATPKDFIALRQSLSALPAVRATLERPANPEGTYPTDAETSGDTLPKPLSDMLSAWDDLADYADLLRRALTDNPPHLVTEGGLFRPGFDPDLDELLDLAEHGEARLQELLAEEQTVSGLPKLKLGYNRVFGYFFELSRAGADSVPEHFVRRQTLANAERFTTERLKELEEKLVSATDRRKTLEYRLFQSLRDTVAEARPRVLFMADMLAHLDFWQSLADVARRNGWVRPDVHTGHDIVIREGRHPVVEAMQGSASFVPNDLRMDEKRRLLLITGPNMAGKSTVLRQTAIICLLAQMGAFVPAREASIGIADRIFSRVGASDNLAQGQSTFMVEMMETARILRQASKRSLVILDEIGRGTSTFDGMALAWAVVEELTRRAGGGIRTLFATHYHEITSLEGRIPGVHNMNIAIREWNGDIVFLRRLVPGPADKSYGIEVARLAGVPHSVVQRARELLADLERTRDAARGTNSAPSRQTLPGLDLPSKQEQVDTIVAPPPCSGVEHPLLVALRDIDTDDMTPLEALKRITEWKQLWGTTREDRS; encoded by the coding sequence ATGACCAACCCTTCGCCGAAACTGACCCCCATGTTCGAGCAGTACCTGCGCATCAAGGAGGACTATCCTGATGCCCTGCTCTTCTATCGCATGGGCGACTTCTACGAACTCTTCTTCGACGACGCAGAGACCACAGCCCGCGAACTCCAGATAGCCCTCACCTGCCGCAACCCCAATGCCGAACTCAAGGCCCCCATGTGCGGTGTGCCCTATCACGCCGTCGAAGGGTATATCAGCCAGCTTCTCGACAAGGGCTACCGCGTCGCCATCTGCGAACAGATAGAAGACCCCAAGGAAGCCAAGGGCCTCGTCAAGCGTGCCGTGACCCGGGTGCTCACTCCCGGTACGGTCATCGATGACGCCAATCTCGACGCCAAGGAACACAACTATCTCGGGGCGCTGTTCTGGAATCAGGATGCCGAAGCCGGAGCCTTCGCATGGGTCGATGTATCGACCGGGGAATGGTCAGGACTCTACTCGCGCAAACTGGCCGAGTTGTGGCAGTGGGCGCAGAAGATGGCCCCGCGCGAACTTCTGCTGCCCGAGGGCGTCGACACGCCCGCCATGGCGACTCTGGGTACGACGCAGACGGTGCGAGTCCCGGCACGGTCGCATTTCGACCTCAAAAGCGGCACGGAACGCGTCATGCGCGCTCAGGGGGTGGCAGACCTCGGCTCGCTCGGCCTTGAAGGGAAACCGGAACTCGTTCGCGCGTGTGCGGCGCTACTTGCCTACCTCGCCCAGACCCAGAAACAGGAACTCTCGCATCTTGCACCCTTCAAGCCCCTGAATCTCGGCCGCCACCTCATCATCGACGAAGTCACCGAGCGCAACCTCGAACTCTTTCATAGGCTGGATGGCCGGAAAGGGCCGGGAACGCTCTGGCATATCCTCGACCGGACGCTCACTCCGATGGGCGGCCGTCTTCTCGAAGAGCGGATGCACCACCCATGGCGTGAAGCCAGCCCCATCCGTGAAACGCAGCAGGTCGTGGAATGGCTGTTTCAGGACGATGTCCGCCGTGAAGCCTTGCGCACCGCGCTCGACCTCGTCTACGACCTTGAGCGTCTCTCGACCCGCATCTTCCTCAATCGGGCCACACCCAAGGATTTCATCGCCCTTCGCCAGAGTCTTTCCGCCTTGCCTGCTGTGCGTGCGACGCTCGAGCGTCCGGCAAACCCGGAAGGGACATACCCCACCGATGCGGAGACCTCCGGCGACACACTGCCCAAACCCCTGTCGGACATGCTCTCGGCGTGGGACGACCTTGCCGACTATGCCGACCTGCTGCGACGCGCGCTCACCGACAACCCGCCGCACCTCGTCACCGAGGGAGGTCTCTTCCGTCCCGGCTTCGACCCCGACCTTGATGAACTGCTCGACCTTGCGGAACACGGCGAAGCAAGGCTTCAGGAGCTTCTGGCCGAAGAACAGACGGTGAGCGGGCTTCCCAAACTCAAGCTCGGCTACAACAGGGTGTTCGGCTATTTCTTCGAGCTTTCCCGGGCCGGGGCCGACTCCGTTCCGGAGCATTTCGTCCGCCGCCAGACGCTGGCCAACGCCGAACGTTTCACGACGGAACGCCTCAAGGAGCTTGAAGAGAAGCTCGTCTCCGCGACAGACAGACGCAAGACGCTGGAATACCGGTTATTCCAGTCGCTGCGCGACACCGTGGCCGAGGCACGGCCACGTGTCCTGTTCATGGCGGACATGCTCGCCCACCTCGATTTCTGGCAGAGTCTCGCCGATGTGGCCCGACGCAACGGCTGGGTGCGCCCGGACGTGCACACGGGCCATGACATCGTCATCCGTGAAGGACGGCACCCCGTCGTCGAGGCGATGCAGGGTTCAGCCTCGTTCGTGCCCAACGACCTTCGCATGGACGAGAAGCGCCGCCTGCTGCTCATCACCGGCCCTAACATGGCAGGCAAGTCCACCGTCCTGCGGCAGACTGCCATCATATGCCTTCTGGCCCAGATGGGGGCTTTCGTGCCCGCCCGTGAAGCGTCCATCGGCATTGCCGACCGGATATTCTCGCGCGTGGGGGCCTCGGACAATCTGGCACAGGGGCAGAGCACCTTCATGGTGGAGATGATGGAGACGGCGCGCATCCTCCGTCAGGCTTCGAAGCGAAGCCTTGTCATCCTCGATGAGATTGGCAGGGGCACGAGCACCTTCGACGGCATGGCCCTTGCGTGGGCTGTGGTTGAGGAACTCACCCGGCGCGCAGGGGGAGGCATCCGTACGCTCTTCGCCACCCATTACCATGAGATAACGTCGCTCGAAGGCCGCATTCCGGGGGTGCACAACATGAACATCGCCATCCGCGAATGGAACGGCGACATCGTGTTCCTGCGTCGCCTTGTCCCAGGCCCTGCAGACAAGAGCTATGGCATCGAGGTCGCGCGCCTAGCGGGAGTGCCCCATTCCGTGGTACAGCGGGCGCGTGAACTGCTGGCAGACCTCGAGCGCACGCGGGATGCTGCGAGAGGGACGAACAGTGCCCCCTCTCGCCAGACGCTGCCCGGTCTCGACCTGCCCTCGAAACAGGAACAGGTCGACACCATCGTCGCCCCTCCTCCATGCTCTGGTGTGGAGCACCCGCTGCTTGTGGCATTGCGTGACATCGACACTGACGACATGACCCCGCTTGAAGCCCTCAAGCGTATCACTGAATGGAAACAACTCTGGGGGACAACCCGTGAAGATCGCTCATAG
- a CDS encoding tetratricopeptide repeat protein produces the protein MSIFANLKDRMKAVFQPRSDILASQDAESTPGSRDALFAIEELSRAVRNDPDAVEIYLALGNLYRLRGDIDRAVQIRSSLIVRPGLDNRFRARAYLELGRDYRRGGFVDRALQAFDEAQRLGAERDAIILELAHLHADSGSFDLAAEQFGRVGHKPAQAHYLVRHAEDLCGQGEFAEAVKTLTRAVKVYPGSIEAWTTRIAMHIRSGEWRKAKSMLREAMQSVSPDRRFLVFDGILAITPPENAPDSVQQFEQNRCECVLPVISEQEPELLLHYYGALFLLRCGEREQAGNWLAKAMVLRPDFWAARLELLGISMDRQQLSPVFKGQLEYFVSQARHVKRFVCQNCGLRREQAFYLCPRCRSWHSATFRLSLQD, from the coding sequence GTGTCGATTTTCGCCAACCTCAAGGATCGGATGAAGGCTGTGTTCCAGCCCCGTTCCGATATCCTCGCCTCACAGGATGCCGAATCCACTCCCGGTTCTCGCGACGCGCTCTTCGCCATCGAGGAGTTGAGCCGGGCCGTGCGCAACGACCCGGACGCCGTGGAAATATACCTCGCTCTCGGCAACCTGTACCGGCTTCGTGGTGACATCGACCGGGCCGTCCAGATTCGCAGCAGTCTCATCGTACGGCCCGGGCTGGACAACAGGTTCCGCGCCCGGGCCTACCTTGAACTTGGCAGGGACTACCGGCGCGGCGGTTTCGTCGACAGGGCCCTTCAGGCTTTCGACGAAGCTCAGCGCCTCGGTGCCGAACGTGACGCCATCATCCTCGAACTGGCCCATTTGCACGCCGACTCTGGCAGCTTCGACCTGGCGGCAGAACAATTCGGGCGTGTCGGGCACAAGCCCGCCCAGGCGCACTATCTCGTCCGCCATGCAGAAGACCTCTGCGGGCAAGGCGAATTCGCCGAAGCCGTCAAGACGCTCACGCGTGCCGTCAAGGTCTACCCCGGTTCCATCGAGGCGTGGACGACCCGCATCGCAATGCACATCCGTTCCGGAGAATGGCGCAAGGCCAAGTCGATGCTTCGCGAGGCCATGCAGAGCGTCAGCCCCGACCGCCGTTTTCTTGTCTTCGACGGCATCCTTGCCATAACGCCGCCCGAGAACGCGCCTGACAGCGTGCAGCAATTCGAACAGAACCGGTGCGAATGCGTGTTGCCGGTCATCAGCGAACAGGAGCCCGAACTCCTGCTGCATTACTATGGCGCTCTTTTCCTGTTGCGCTGCGGCGAGCGGGAACAGGCTGGCAACTGGCTTGCCAAGGCCATGGTACTGCGCCCCGATTTCTGGGCCGCGCGCCTTGAACTGCTCGGCATCTCCATGGACAGGCAGCAGCTTTCTCCTGTCTTCAAGGGACAGCTCGAATATTTCGTCTCGCAGGCGCGTCACGTGAAGCGTTTCGTATGCCAGAATTGCGGGCTGCGCCGTGAACAGGCCTTCTACCTGTGCCCCCGCTGTCGCAGCTGGCACAGCGCGACATTCAGGCTATCCCTTCAGGATTGA
- a CDS encoding LapA family protein — MRYIKVLVSVLIFFITMMFFVQNNEVLQQTVTLKLDFFLNPAWSSIPLPFYFMILAAFLLGALCTLFVLVYDRLRLANNLRKANKRVRTLEKEVNSLRTLPLKEAPRAESAPVAAAAEAKTDK, encoded by the coding sequence ATGCGTTACATCAAGGTTCTGGTTTCGGTTCTGATCTTTTTCATCACGATGATGTTCTTTGTGCAGAACAATGAAGTCCTGCAACAGACCGTCACGCTCAAGCTCGACTTTTTCCTGAACCCGGCGTGGAGTTCCATTCCGCTGCCCTTCTATTTCATGATTCTGGCAGCATTTCTCCTGGGTGCGCTGTGTACGCTGTTCGTACTGGTCTACGACCGTCTTCGCCTTGCCAACAATCTTCGCAAGGCCAACAAGCGCGTCCGCACCCTTGAAAAGGAAGTGAACTCCCTGCGCACCCTGCCCCTCAAAGAGGCACCCCGCGCCGAATCCGCCCCTGTCGCTGCGGCAGCCGAAGCCAAGACCGACAAGTAA
- a CDS encoding HIT family protein, whose translation METLWAPWRIDYILGPKPDSCVFCLPEHTGEDEARLILYRGRYNFVIMNKFPYNNGHLMVTPYRHVMDLAALAPEEAHECMDLIQSCVRILKGRFNPQGINVGLNLGEAAGAGIREHLHFHLVPRWNGDSSFMAVMNETRVIPEHLSSTYKALKPHFDRLAADGDA comes from the coding sequence ATGGAAACGCTCTGGGCCCCTTGGCGTATCGACTATATTCTCGGCCCCAAACCCGACAGCTGCGTATTCTGCCTCCCGGAACATACCGGCGAGGACGAGGCACGGCTCATTCTGTACAGGGGCAGGTACAACTTCGTGATCATGAACAAGTTCCCCTACAACAACGGGCATCTCATGGTCACCCCCTACAGGCATGTGATGGACCTTGCCGCACTCGCCCCCGAAGAGGCACACGAATGCATGGACCTCATCCAGTCATGCGTGCGCATCCTCAAGGGGCGCTTCAACCCGCAGGGCATCAATGTCGGCTTGAACCTCGGTGAAGCCGCGGGGGCCGGCATCCGGGAACACCTGCATTTTCACCTCGTCCCCCGCTGGAACGGCGACTCTTCGTTCATGGCAGTCATGAACGAAACCCGTGTCATACCCGAGCACCTTTCATCGACATACAAGGCCCTTAAACCCCACTTCGACCGTCTCGCCGCGGACGGGGATGCATGA
- a CDS encoding CBS domain-containing protein, which produces MSQSPRIAAPTLITAHANADFDALAAIVAAGRLYPDAVLVFPGAQERNLRNFFIESATYMFGVRQARDIDLATVRLLVVVDTRQRSRIPHVEAALDNPGLEIHLWDHHPDTDDDLPATFSRVLSWGATTSIIVHELRERGISLTEDEATMLGLGIYEDTGSFTFNSTTPHDFSAAAWLREQGMELNTIAELITRNLTSEQVQTLNTLLETATTHEIRGIPVVIAEASMDAYMGDFAVLAHKMMDMESIKVLFTLARMGDRVQVVARSRLPDVDVGAICKALGGGGHAYAASASVKDKTPQEVRDELFGLLYLAINPEVSARDLMSAPVVGVEEDRSIRDAEEVMNRFGLKAVPVFASGTRACVGYLEYQTATRALTHGLGDMPVTEYMQRKVRVVGRDTALQEVMDIIVGHRQRLVPVVEDDNVVGVVTRTDLINAIVDEPARIPEALLPESRKERNIAPLIAEKLPPSLLALLQRAGRLGERLGVSVYAVGGFVRDLLLDRPNYDLDLVIEGDGVAFARVFAAEVGGRLREHAKFKTALVIFTDENGAEQRVDVATARLEYYEYPAALPTVELSSIKMDLFRRDFTINALAVQLDGAQFGRLVDFFGSQRDMKDKGIRVLHSLSFVEDPTRILRAVRFAVRYDFSIGPQTQRLIKNALGLGLMGRLSGPRIFHELRLILEEQAPVECLARLEHFGVLEAIHPLFKLTPSRTNLLESTEQVLNWYRLLYLDEEPQRWLIYLLALCLNMKYKESASIADRLALPPSARNAFLSTRETLRSTGPKVEKWMREEGPLSELYALLKPLALEGVLHMMARSKSEDLRRHVSQFLTRLQHEKLDINGDDLRAMGLPPGPAYGRVLQHVLAAKLDGHAPTRTVQLECAYTLVQGELAQAMEEGVAQVGRSV; this is translated from the coding sequence ATGAGCCAATCCCCACGCATAGCCGCCCCCACACTCATCACGGCCCACGCCAATGCCGATTTCGACGCGCTTGCCGCCATCGTCGCGGCGGGGCGACTCTACCCCGACGCGGTGCTCGTCTTTCCGGGGGCGCAGGAACGCAATCTGCGTAATTTCTTCATCGAAAGCGCCACGTACATGTTCGGCGTCAGGCAGGCACGCGACATCGACCTTGCCACCGTCCGTCTTCTTGTCGTCGTGGATACGCGACAACGTTCACGCATTCCCCATGTCGAAGCGGCCCTCGACAACCCCGGTCTCGAAATCCACCTGTGGGACCACCACCCCGACACCGACGACGACCTGCCTGCCACGTTCAGCCGCGTCCTGTCATGGGGCGCGACGACGAGCATCATCGTGCACGAACTCCGGGAACGGGGCATCTCGCTCACCGAAGACGAGGCCACCATGCTGGGCCTCGGCATCTACGAAGACACTGGGTCGTTCACGTTCAACTCCACGACACCCCACGATTTTTCCGCTGCGGCATGGTTGCGTGAACAGGGCATGGAACTCAACACCATCGCCGAGCTCATCACCCGCAACCTCACCAGCGAACAGGTGCAGACGCTCAACACCCTTCTGGAGACGGCGACCACGCACGAAATCCGCGGCATTCCCGTCGTCATCGCCGAGGCGTCGATGGATGCGTATATGGGCGACTTCGCCGTCCTCGCGCACAAGATGATGGACATGGAGAGCATCAAGGTGCTCTTCACTCTCGCACGCATGGGTGACAGGGTGCAGGTCGTGGCCCGCAGCCGATTGCCCGATGTGGATGTGGGTGCCATCTGCAAGGCCCTGGGGGGCGGCGGTCATGCCTACGCCGCGTCTGCCTCGGTCAAGGACAAGACGCCGCAGGAGGTGCGGGATGAATTGTTCGGCCTGCTCTACCTCGCCATCAACCCGGAGGTCAGCGCGCGCGACCTCATGTCTGCCCCCGTGGTCGGTGTCGAAGAGGACCGCAGCATCCGCGACGCCGAAGAGGTCATGAACCGCTTCGGACTCAAGGCCGTGCCCGTCTTCGCCTCGGGCACCAGAGCGTGCGTGGGGTACCTCGAATACCAGACGGCCACCCGCGCCCTCACACACGGCCTCGGCGACATGCCCGTCACCGAATACATGCAGCGCAAGGTTCGCGTCGTCGGACGGGATACGGCACTGCAAGAGGTGATGGATATCATCGTAGGCCATCGGCAGCGGCTGGTCCCGGTGGTCGAAGACGACAATGTCGTGGGGGTCGTCACGCGTACCGACCTCATCAACGCCATTGTCGACGAACCTGCGCGCATTCCCGAGGCGCTGCTTCCGGAAAGCCGCAAGGAACGTAACATCGCCCCGTTGATCGCGGAGAAGCTGCCCCCTTCCCTACTCGCCCTGTTGCAGCGGGCCGGGCGCCTCGGCGAACGGCTCGGGGTCAGCGTGTATGCCGTGGGGGGCTTCGTGCGTGACCTTCTGCTCGACAGGCCGAATTACGACCTCGACCTTGTCATCGAAGGTGATGGTGTAGCATTCGCCCGCGTCTTCGCCGCCGAAGTCGGCGGCAGGTTGCGTGAACATGCCAAATTCAAGACCGCCCTTGTGATCTTCACCGATGAAAACGGCGCAGAGCAGCGTGTAGACGTGGCCACGGCAAGACTCGAATACTACGAGTATCCGGCGGCGTTGCCCACCGTGGAACTGTCGTCGATCAAAATGGACCTTTTCAGGCGCGATTTCACCATCAACGCGCTCGCTGTCCAGCTGGATGGCGCACAGTTCGGCAGGCTGGTCGACTTCTTCGGCTCGCAACGCGACATGAAGGACAAGGGCATACGGGTGCTCCACTCGTTGAGTTTCGTCGAAGACCCCACCCGCATCCTCCGCGCCGTCCGCTTCGCCGTTCGCTACGACTTCTCCATCGGCCCGCAGACGCAACGCCTCATCAAGAACGCCCTCGGCCTCGGTCTCATGGGGCGCCTGTCGGGCCCGCGCATCTTTCATGAGCTGCGTCTCATTCTCGAAGAGCAGGCTCCCGTGGAGTGTCTGGCCCGTCTGGAGCATTTCGGCGTTCTCGAGGCCATCCATCCTCTTTTCAAGCTTACGCCCTCCAGGACGAACCTGCTCGAATCGACGGAACAGGTTCTCAACTGGTACCGTTTGCTCTACCTTGATGAAGAACCCCAGCGCTGGCTCATCTATCTGCTGGCCCTGTGCCTGAACATGAAATACAAGGAATCGGCGTCCATCGCTGATCGGCTGGCCCTGCCGCCGTCTGCCCGCAATGCGTTCCTCTCCACCCGCGAAACGTTGCGCAGCACCGGCCCTAAGGTGGAAAAGTGGATGCGCGAGGAAGGCCCCCTAAGCGAACTGTACGCACTGCTCAAACCATTGGCCCTTGAAGGCGTGCTCCATATGATGGCCCGGTCGAAGAGCGAAGATTTGCGTCGACATGTCTCGCAGTTTCTGACCAGACTCCAGCATGAGAAGCTCGATATCAACGGTGATGACCTGCGTGCCATGGGCCTCCCCCCCGGCCCCGCATACGGGCGTGTGTTGCAGCATGTGCTGGCCGCCAAACTCGACGGGCACGCACCCACACGTACGGTGCAGCTGGAGTGTGCCTACACCCTTGTGCAGGGCGAATTGGCTCAGGCGATGGAAGAGGGGGTTGCCCAAGTCGGGCGCTCCGTGTAG
- the xerD gene encoding site-specific tyrosine recombinase XerD, whose protein sequence is MDRWLEHLLVERGLAENTLAAYSADLIELQVFLEERGCLLAEVDEQTLFMHVVDLRRRGMAGRTLARHLATLRGFFAFAVGEGELEADPALFLENPKLARNLPDVLTRDEMATILARPDLSDRLGFRDRTMLELMYAAGLRVSELCALRPLDFDAQAGVVRVFGKGAKERIVPVHHVSCALVTAYLRDWRPAFSPVEPAMFLNRSGKGLSRQAVWKVVKRHVAEAGIHKDISPHTFRHSFATHLLEGGADLRSVQLLLGHADISATEIYTHVQADRLRRIHNAHHPRTRRPRTP, encoded by the coding sequence ATGGACAGGTGGCTGGAACATCTGCTCGTCGAACGTGGCCTTGCCGAGAATACGCTCGCGGCCTACAGCGCAGACCTGATCGAACTTCAAGTCTTCCTTGAAGAACGAGGGTGCCTACTTGCCGAAGTCGATGAGCAGACCCTTTTCATGCACGTGGTCGACTTGCGTCGCCGGGGCATGGCTGGCCGGACGCTGGCCCGGCATCTTGCCACGCTTCGGGGCTTTTTCGCCTTTGCCGTCGGTGAAGGTGAACTTGAAGCCGATCCGGCATTGTTCCTTGAAAATCCGAAGCTGGCGCGCAACTTGCCGGATGTGCTCACCCGTGACGAGATGGCCACCATCCTCGCCCGTCCGGACCTCTCTGACAGGCTTGGCTTCCGTGACCGGACGATGCTCGAACTCATGTATGCCGCGGGATTGCGCGTGTCAGAGCTTTGTGCCCTGCGCCCGCTCGATTTCGACGCGCAGGCTGGCGTGGTGCGCGTCTTCGGGAAGGGAGCCAAAGAGCGCATCGTCCCGGTGCATCATGTCTCATGCGCGCTCGTCACGGCCTATCTCCGGGATTGGCGTCCGGCCTTTTCTCCCGTCGAACCTGCGATGTTCCTGAACCGTTCCGGCAAGGGGCTGTCACGGCAGGCAGTGTGGAAGGTCGTCAAGCGCCATGTGGCAGAGGCTGGCATCCACAAGGACATCTCTCCCCATACCTTCAGGCATTCCTTTGCCACGCACCTGCTTGAAGGCGGCGCCGACCTGCGCTCGGTACAGCTTCTGCTTGGGCACGCCGACATCAGCGCAACCGAGATATATACGCATGTGCAGGCTGACAGGCTTCGACGCATCCACAACGCGCACCACCCCCGCACCCGCAGGCCCCGAACGCCATGA
- a CDS encoding LL-diaminopimelate aminotransferase, with translation MAAFKLADRLATLPPYLFAGIDKVKAEVAARGVDIISLGIGDPDMATPGFIIEAMKEAIARPANHQYPSYVGMLAFRQEVANWYDRRFGVSLDPATEVIGLIGSKEGIAHFPFAFINPGDLVLVCTPNYPVYHIATGFAGGEVQFVPLLEENDFLPDLDAIPEDTWKRAKMIFVNYPNNPTAATAPLGFYEKLVDICRRFDVIIAHDTAYTEIYYDEDNRPPSILSVPGAKDVAIEFHSLSKTYNMTGWRVGMAVGNPTLVAGLGKIKENMDSGIFQAVQEASIVALRDGDDFCRELRGIYRQRRDTVINALHKAGIQCRVPQATFYVWARVPQGHTSADFVTRVLQETGVVVTPGNGFGTPGEGFFRISLTVDNARLEEAVSRIAKL, from the coding sequence ATGGCTGCATTCAAGCTTGCTGACAGGCTGGCCACGTTGCCCCCGTACCTCTTCGCCGGCATCGACAAGGTGAAGGCCGAAGTTGCCGCGCGCGGCGTCGACATCATCAGCCTCGGCATCGGCGACCCCGACATGGCCACGCCCGGCTTCATCATCGAAGCCATGAAAGAGGCCATCGCACGTCCTGCCAACCACCAGTACCCTTCGTATGTGGGGATGCTCGCCTTCAGGCAGGAAGTGGCGAACTGGTATGACAGGCGGTTCGGGGTCTCTCTCGATCCCGCCACCGAGGTCATCGGCCTCATCGGTTCGAAAGAGGGCATCGCCCATTTCCCGTTCGCCTTCATCAACCCCGGCGACCTCGTGCTGGTGTGCACGCCCAACTACCCCGTCTACCATATCGCCACGGGCTTTGCGGGCGGTGAAGTGCAGTTCGTGCCGCTGCTTGAAGAGAACGACTTCCTCCCCGACCTCGACGCCATTCCGGAAGATACGTGGAAGAGGGCGAAGATGATCTTCGTCAACTACCCCAACAACCCCACGGCGGCGACTGCGCCTCTCGGCTTCTATGAAAAGCTGGTCGACATCTGCCGCCGCTTCGACGTCATCATCGCCCACGACACAGCGTACACCGAAATCTACTACGATGAAGACAACCGGCCCCCGAGCATCCTTTCCGTGCCCGGTGCCAAGGATGTCGCCATCGAATTCCATTCCCTCTCCAAGACCTACAACATGACGGGCTGGCGCGTAGGGATGGCCGTGGGCAATCCGACGCTCGTCGCCGGACTTGGCAAGATCAAGGAGAACATGGACTCCGGCATCTTCCAGGCTGTGCAGGAAGCGTCCATCGTGGCACTGCGTGACGGTGACGACTTCTGCCGCGAACTTCGCGGCATCTACCGCCAACGGAGAGACACCGTCATCAACGCCCTGCACAAGGCTGGCATCCAGTGCCGCGTACCGCAGGCCACCTTCTATGTCTGGGCGCGCGTACCGCAGGGCCACACCTCTGCCGATTTCGTCACCAGAGTACTGCAGGAGACCGGCGTTGTGGTCACCCCCGGCAACGGTTTCGGCACTCCCGGCGAGGGGTTCTTCCGCATCTCGCTGACAGTGGACAACGCCCGACTTGAGGAGGCCGTGTCACGGATAGCCAAGCTGTAG
- the folK gene encoding 2-amino-4-hydroxy-6-hydroxymethyldihydropteridine diphosphokinase, whose protein sequence is MGSNIGDTDGHLDAAVEAMRDIPGVRVVDVSPSYYTEPQEKRDQPWFANRVARLLCSSGVTPEGLLASLLDIEARLGRRREADAPRFGPRVIDIDLLVFGGEQRDGDVLTLPHPRMAGRAFVLVPLRDVAPDFSFPDGVSLHERLAALPHRVEGRRIWQ, encoded by the coding sequence CTGGGCTCCAATATCGGTGATACCGATGGCCATCTCGACGCTGCCGTCGAGGCCATGCGCGATATCCCCGGAGTGCGGGTGGTGGATGTCTCTCCGTCCTACTATACAGAACCGCAAGAGAAGCGTGACCAGCCGTGGTTCGCCAACCGGGTAGCCCGTTTGCTGTGCTCGTCCGGCGTGACACCGGAAGGCCTGCTCGCTTCTTTGCTGGATATCGAAGCCCGTCTGGGGCGTCGGCGTGAAGCCGATGCCCCGCGCTTCGGGCCGCGGGTCATCGATATCGACCTGCTCGTCTTCGGTGGCGAACAGCGCGATGGCGATGTGCTGACGCTGCCACACCCTCGCATGGCAGGCAGGGCGTTCGTTCTCGTCCCGCTTCGCGATGTGGCCCCGGACTTCTCCTTCCCTGACGGTGTGTCGCTGCATGAAAGGCTGGCGGCACTGCCCCATCGCGTCGAGGGCCGACGCATCTGGCAGTAA